From one Paenibacillus sp. FSL K6-1330 genomic stretch:
- a CDS encoding ABC transporter permease codes for MASCIRAVSAEWLKLSKSKLWPQIFLCAILVMLVGILNGKPEELAPWEHLISIMIILHAMLLLPILTGIFSAMVCRYEHTGGGWKQLLVLPVSRGAVYFAKFSVVAMLLAVVQLLFMGAVLGAGLIHKVETPIPWEMLLRCVLGGWVACLPLAALQLGVSTAWSSFAAPLALNVVFTIPNMLIANSQTYAPYYPWTQPFLAMMPAGQADFGAFNLPFQSLMTVVVGGFLLFFLAGFIYFQRKEV; via the coding sequence ATGGCATCCTGTATAAGAGCGGTGTCCGCAGAGTGGCTTAAGCTGTCAAAATCCAAATTGTGGCCGCAGATTTTCCTGTGTGCGATCCTGGTCATGCTGGTGGGCATATTAAATGGAAAGCCTGAGGAGCTGGCGCCATGGGAGCATTTAATCAGCATTATGATCATCCTGCATGCGATGCTGCTGCTCCCGATTCTGACGGGGATTTTTAGTGCCATGGTGTGCCGGTATGAGCATACGGGCGGGGGGTGGAAGCAGCTGCTCGTCCTGCCGGTTTCACGCGGCGCCGTCTATTTTGCGAAATTCTCGGTGGTAGCCATGCTGCTTGCCGTGGTGCAGTTATTATTCATGGGAGCCGTCCTGGGAGCAGGTTTGATCCATAAGGTGGAAACTCCAATTCCGTGGGAAATGCTGCTGCGCTGCGTGCTGGGCGGATGGGTTGCCTGTTTGCCGCTGGCCGCGCTGCAGCTTGGAGTCTCCACAGCCTGGAGCAGCTTTGCTGCTCCGCTGGCATTGAATGTGGTCTTTACCATACCGAACATGCTGATAGCCAACTCGCAGACATATGCCCCTTACTATCCGTGGACACAGCCGTTTCTTGCGATGATGCCGGCGGGTCAAGCCGATTTCGGTGCATTCAACCTGCCGTTTCAGAGTCTCATGACCGTCGTGGTTGGCGGGTTTCTTCTGTTCTTTCTCGCGGGCTTCATCTATTTTCAGCGGAAAGAAGTGTAA
- a CDS encoding Gfo/Idh/MocA family oxidoreductase, producing MNKITIAVIGCGTIANSAHIPAYMANEDAEIKYFCDIVKDRAETAVAKYECGQAIEDYQQILNDPGVDAVSICTPNDVHASIAIDCLRAGKHVLCEKPAARTYPEALEMQKVQHETGKTLNIGVVNRYNESVNRIRKMIQNGDLGELYHVYASFRSHRSIPGLGGAFTTKAIAGGGALIDWGVHFLDVVMYCTGDPKPKTVSGQAYCKLGKDMENYTFLNMWAGPPKYDGTYDVDDFVTALVRTEGPTISLNGAWAQNIGAEEMFIDFLGDKGGIRLKYGSDFTFYTTEDGALIETTPKFNLGSMFQNEIDGFIRCIQTGEKQPSHIDTVILSSQIIQAIYDSSDQGSEVSLQPVAQNSL from the coding sequence ATGAACAAAATTACAATTGCCGTGATTGGCTGCGGCACGATTGCGAACAGTGCCCATATTCCCGCCTATATGGCCAACGAAGACGCCGAGATCAAATACTTTTGCGATATCGTCAAGGACCGGGCCGAAACCGCCGTCGCCAAATACGAATGCGGTCAAGCCATTGAGGATTACCAACAAATTCTGAATGATCCTGGGGTCGATGCCGTATCCATCTGTACGCCGAATGACGTCCATGCCTCCATCGCCATCGATTGTTTACGCGCAGGCAAGCATGTATTATGCGAAAAGCCGGCCGCCCGCACCTACCCGGAAGCGCTGGAAATGCAGAAGGTTCAACACGAAACGGGCAAGACGCTTAATATCGGGGTGGTCAACCGCTACAATGAAAGCGTAAACAGAATCAGAAAAATGATCCAAAACGGCGATCTTGGCGAGCTGTATCACGTATATGCCAGCTTCCGTTCCCACCGCTCGATCCCGGGACTCGGCGGCGCCTTCACGACCAAGGCCATCGCCGGCGGCGGCGCGCTGATCGATTGGGGCGTTCACTTCCTCGATGTTGTGATGTACTGCACGGGCGATCCGAAACCGAAGACCGTCTCCGGGCAGGCCTACTGCAAGCTGGGCAAAGATATGGAGAATTACACCTTCCTCAACATGTGGGCAGGTCCACCGAAATATGACGGCACATATGACGTCGATGATTTTGTCACGGCTCTCGTCCGCACCGAAGGCCCGACCATTTCCCTGAACGGTGCATGGGCGCAAAATATCGGCGCCGAAGAAATGTTCATCGACTTCCTCGGCGACAAAGGCGGCATCCGGCTGAAGTACGGCTCAGACTTCACCTTCTACACTACGGAGGACGGCGCATTGATCGAAACCACGCCGAAATTTAATCTCGGCAGCATGTTCCAGAATGAAATCGACGGATTCATCCGCTGCATTCAAACCGGGGAGAAGCAGCCTTCGCATATCGATACGGTCATCCTCTCCTCCCAGATCATCCAGGCGATTTACGACTCGTCCGACCAAGGCTCGGAAGTTTCGCTGCAGCCCGTTGCCCAGAACAGCCTTTAA
- a CDS encoding AraC family transcriptional regulator, with product MAIHWLAPDIAECTRRGIAYFTSELEMTNGLPCKVYRITEKFGSLSDHMHDYLQIWYVSKGEFIHTLYGQKYRMVQGNIFVLPPYSVHRVEMIPGKELEVLGCEFMPAFINERLNETPTETQLFDLSFIKSFVTTEDNVPFKITLTGSSDLAVKELLTEMLAEYGSRGPFFDILLKANLLKLLAIVNREYAEQGKHTSITAGSDQYREPILESVQYIHDHYDQPLWLENLCARTMMSRTNFCRRFKEVTGRTFSQYLANYRIRMAMRLLTEPELTVTDVCFKVGFNELPYFCRIFKKYTGTTPAYYKKNAFKTVD from the coding sequence ATGGCTATTCACTGGTTGGCACCGGATATCGCCGAGTGTACCCGAAGAGGAATCGCCTACTTTACATCGGAGCTGGAAATGACGAATGGCCTGCCCTGCAAAGTGTACCGAATTACCGAAAAGTTCGGGAGTTTGTCCGACCATATGCACGATTATCTTCAGATCTGGTATGTCAGCAAAGGTGAATTCATCCATACGCTCTATGGTCAAAAATACCGGATGGTCCAAGGCAACATATTCGTGCTTCCTCCCTATAGCGTCCATCGCGTGGAGATGATACCGGGCAAAGAGCTGGAGGTGCTGGGGTGCGAATTCATGCCGGCCTTCATTAATGAACGACTGAATGAGACGCCGACCGAGACGCAGCTGTTCGACCTTTCCTTCATCAAGTCTTTTGTTACGACCGAGGATAACGTACCGTTCAAAATTACCTTGACCGGCAGCAGCGACCTCGCCGTGAAGGAGCTCCTAACCGAAATGCTGGCCGAATACGGAAGCCGGGGCCCATTCTTTGATATTTTGCTGAAAGCCAATCTGCTGAAGCTGCTGGCGATCGTGAACCGCGAGTATGCCGAGCAAGGGAAGCATACATCGATCACCGCCGGTAGCGACCAGTACCGGGAGCCCATCCTGGAATCAGTCCAGTATATTCATGACCATTACGACCAGCCCCTATGGCTGGAGAATCTGTGTGCCCGGACGATGATGTCCCGGACTAATTTTTGCCGCCGATTCAAGGAGGTTACAGGCCGGACTTTCAGCCAATACTTGGCCAACTACCGGATACGGATGGCCATGCGGCTGCTCACGGAGCCTGAACTCACGGTAACCGACGTGTGCTTCAAGGTCGGATTTAACGAGCTTCCCTACTTCTGCCGCATTTTTAAGAAATATACGGGGACGACTCCCGCATACTATAAAAAGAATGCTTTTAAAACGGTGGACTAA
- a CDS encoding TetR/AcrR family transcriptional regulator, with amino-acid sequence MPRTPSENERIRQIAKDKILEAAMDLFIHQGYHATSISDVAKQAGISKGLLYNYFSGKEGLLAAMVEERIAGVAEVIENAASLQAPAEQLKFILEQAIDNVYQQPEVFRFYLHLQTQPEADQELFPYSRRLVEEAARQFEIQCRIFESLGVPEPHKRSLYFSSTLQGIMLMISTYPQHFPIDEVKEQMLKEFCP; translated from the coding sequence ATGCCACGCACACCCAGCGAGAACGAGCGCATACGCCAGATAGCAAAAGACAAAATTTTAGAAGCCGCCATGGATTTGTTTATCCATCAGGGCTACCATGCCACTTCCATTAGTGATGTAGCCAAGCAAGCCGGGATATCCAAAGGGCTGCTTTATAACTATTTTTCAGGCAAGGAAGGGCTACTGGCCGCCATGGTTGAGGAGCGAATCGCAGGCGTTGCGGAAGTCATAGAGAATGCCGCTTCACTCCAAGCACCTGCAGAGCAGCTGAAATTTATTCTGGAGCAAGCCATCGACAACGTCTATCAGCAGCCGGAAGTATTCCGGTTTTACTTGCATCTTCAAACCCAACCCGAAGCGGATCAAGAGTTGTTCCCCTACAGCAGGCGTCTTGTGGAAGAGGCTGCACGACAGTTTGAGATTCAATGCCGTATATTCGAAAGCCTCGGAGTTCCCGAGCCGCACAAGCGCTCCTTGTACTTTTCTTCTACTCTGCAGGGGATTATGCTGATGATATCCACGTATCCCCAGCACTTCCCCATTGATGAAGTGAAGGAGCAGATGCTGAAGGAGTTTTGCCCGTAA
- a CDS encoding U32 family peptidase produces the protein MARYFNGKEVELLAPAGTFEIFKTVIDANCDAVYFGGPSLNMRMMRKGYNLSYEEVREAVQLAHERGKRAYITVNNLMDEEDLEEAKRYFAFLNEVGPDAIIAQDLAVFPLIQEMNYTNIPVHSSVMMNVHNLEMIEAVKALGVSRIVASREMDLKTAEVLHAKSGMEFEYFVHGDMCTVHGANCLYSSMLFGNSSNRGRCMKPCRWDYRVKKDGYLYPTEYPLAAKDMYMYEHIPELVKSGITSFKIEGRMRDTEFLLMVVNAYGDAIDRYIADPIGFNREAGADTLHKNRKRDFTTAYAFGKPGLDFINHRYEGTGKFYSTGKVFSTPTAEREMKEERVLQVKESLHQAKREQPITSIPQITVHVNTVEQARAAIEEGANVIYLTGDVFQPDLPFGREDIEALTADKGNTEIILGMPRMMNELHMEQYYQFLSAGKKHNHYGLDGLLASNIGAMHKFQSLGLPMIADFSLNIYNHMAASFYQKHFGISRINPSLELQLHDLTKLLRHPEIPIEFIVHGSPIVMYLEHDLYANAAEFEPIAEEDNKFVDNRHLVLLTDKGENPVYRDASGRNHLALSKELCNMPFLKELHEAGVNHFRIEGKTYTTEQLRGLVRIYRQAALNLDSCSRLYADMTPIYAGYTLGSLQFGHALQLELTEV, from the coding sequence ATGGCTCGTTATTTTAACGGTAAAGAAGTGGAACTGTTGGCTCCTGCCGGAACATTCGAGATATTCAAAACCGTCATTGACGCAAACTGCGATGCCGTATATTTCGGGGGACCATCGCTAAATATGCGCATGATGCGCAAGGGCTATAACTTAAGTTATGAGGAAGTCAGAGAAGCTGTTCAATTGGCCCATGAGCGCGGTAAACGCGCCTACATTACAGTGAACAACCTGATGGATGAAGAGGACCTGGAGGAAGCGAAGCGTTACTTCGCCTTTTTGAACGAGGTTGGCCCGGATGCTATTATTGCGCAGGATCTGGCCGTGTTTCCCCTGATTCAAGAGATGAACTATACGAATATTCCGGTTCACTCCTCGGTCATGATGAACGTGCACAATCTGGAGATGATTGAAGCCGTCAAAGCATTGGGCGTTTCCCGTATCGTGGCTTCCCGCGAGATGGACCTGAAAACGGCGGAGGTGCTGCACGCTAAGAGCGGCATGGAGTTCGAGTACTTCGTGCACGGCGATATGTGCACCGTTCACGGTGCGAACTGCCTGTACAGCTCCATGCTGTTTGGCAACAGCTCGAACCGGGGACGATGCATGAAGCCTTGCCGCTGGGATTATCGGGTGAAAAAAGATGGATACCTCTATCCTACCGAGTACCCGCTTGCTGCAAAAGATATGTATATGTACGAGCATATTCCGGAGCTGGTCAAGTCCGGCATTACCAGCTTCAAAATTGAAGGACGCATGAGAGATACCGAATTTTTGCTGATGGTTGTTAATGCTTACGGAGATGCGATCGATCGTTACATTGCGGATCCGATAGGCTTTAACCGCGAAGCCGGGGCAGATACGCTGCATAAAAACCGGAAACGTGATTTCACGACAGCTTATGCTTTTGGCAAGCCGGGACTGGATTTCATCAATCACCGTTATGAAGGAACAGGCAAGTTTTACAGTACGGGAAAGGTGTTCAGCACACCTACCGCGGAACGCGAGATGAAGGAGGAACGGGTGCTTCAGGTGAAGGAATCGCTGCATCAAGCGAAGCGGGAGCAGCCGATCACGTCGATTCCGCAAATTACGGTCCATGTCAACACGGTAGAGCAGGCCCGTGCGGCAATCGAAGAAGGGGCGAACGTCATCTACCTGACAGGTGACGTGTTCCAACCGGATCTTCCATTCGGCCGTGAAGATATCGAAGCTTTGACGGCGGATAAAGGGAACACCGAAATTATTCTTGGCATGCCCCGCATGATGAATGAGCTTCATATGGAGCAGTATTATCAATTCCTCAGCGCAGGCAAGAAGCATAACCATTATGGTCTGGACGGCTTGCTTGCATCCAACATCGGTGCCATGCACAAGTTTCAATCCCTAGGGCTGCCGATGATTGCCGATTTCAGCCTGAATATATACAACCATATGGCGGCTTCGTTCTATCAGAAGCATTTTGGCATATCCAGAATCAATCCGTCGCTTGAGCTTCAGCTCCATGATTTAACGAAATTGCTGCGTCATCCGGAAATTCCAATCGAGTTCATCGTTCATGGCTCGCCAATCGTCATGTATCTTGAGCATGACTTATACGCCAATGCGGCCGAGTTCGAGCCTATTGCGGAAGAGGATAACAAGTTTGTGGATAACCGTCATCTCGTGCTGCTGACGGACAAAGGGGAGAACCCCGTATACCGGGATGCCTCGGGGCGTAACCACTTGGCACTGTCGAAAGAGCTGTGCAATATGCCGTTCTTGAAGGAGCTGCACGAAGCTGGCGTGAATCATTTCCGCATTGAAGGAAAGACGTATACGACGGAGCAGCTTCGCGGCCTGGTGCGGATATATCGCCAAGCTGCCCTGAATCTGGATTCATGCAGCAGGCTGTATGCAGACATGACACCGATCTATGCCGGTTATACACTGGGTTCGCTCCAATTCGGCCATGCCTTGCAGCTTGAACTCACGGAAGTATGA
- a CDS encoding aspartate aminotransferase family protein: MTHEDQAYIGPEAIVAKRRQYGYPCTANFYKEPPQIVSGKMHKLYGHDGKAYVDFFTGVSVVACGHCNEAITARTIEQLQKLQHTSTIYLTQPMTDLAERLANGVLPGNLKRSFFVNSGSEANEGALLLARLHTKRRNFLALEHGLHGRTFLTMNVTGIPMWRADDFLDQEVTTFIPRPYDPAMDQDAAARRSLDALASVLAAKGDTFAAMIVEPIQGNGGMIVPPDWYFHELKMMLEEHGILLIVDEIQTGCGRTGRMFAIEHYGIVPDILTMAKALGNGVPIGAFSTTDEIAASLNRPSASTFGGNPVSSATALAVLDYIEQEGLVERSLRVGGRLIDGLRELQGRYELIADVRGKGFMAGAEIRGATDEESAAWTDIILERMKEEGFIIGKNGIGRNVLAFQPAMMIPEEEIEAMLRALDKVLAGLSQT, encoded by the coding sequence ATGACGCATGAAGATCAAGCGTATATCGGCCCGGAGGCCATCGTGGCAAAACGACGGCAGTACGGCTACCCCTGCACGGCTAATTTCTACAAAGAGCCGCCTCAGATCGTCAGCGGAAAGATGCATAAACTTTACGGCCATGATGGCAAAGCGTATGTCGACTTCTTCACGGGGGTGTCGGTTGTCGCTTGCGGTCACTGTAATGAAGCCATTACTGCAAGAACAATTGAACAGTTGCAGAAGCTGCAGCATACGTCAACCATTTACCTTACCCAGCCGATGACGGATCTGGCGGAGCGGTTGGCAAACGGCGTTTTGCCTGGCAATCTAAAGCGTTCGTTCTTCGTGAACAGCGGCTCCGAAGCGAATGAAGGCGCACTCCTTCTCGCGCGTCTGCACACGAAACGTCGCAACTTTCTGGCGCTGGAACACGGCCTTCATGGCCGCACCTTCCTGACCATGAACGTGACCGGCATTCCGATGTGGCGTGCCGATGATTTCCTGGACCAGGAGGTGACTACGTTTATTCCGCGTCCTTATGATCCTGCCATGGATCAGGATGCTGCCGCTCGCCGCTCCCTGGATGCGTTGGCGAGTGTGCTCGCTGCGAAAGGAGACACCTTCGCCGCAATGATCGTAGAGCCGATCCAAGGCAACGGGGGAATGATCGTACCGCCGGATTGGTATTTCCATGAGCTGAAGATGATGCTGGAGGAGCATGGGATTCTTCTGATTGTCGATGAAATCCAGACAGGCTGCGGCCGTACAGGACGCATGTTCGCGATCGAGCATTACGGGATCGTGCCCGACATTCTGACCATGGCGAAGGCACTAGGCAATGGCGTGCCCATCGGCGCTTTCTCCACGACTGATGAGATTGCCGCCAGTCTAAACCGACCATCCGCCTCCACTTTCGGCGGCAACCCGGTGTCATCGGCCACGGCGCTTGCCGTATTGGATTACATCGAGCAGGAAGGTTTGGTCGAACGTTCTCTGCGTGTCGGCGGACGGCTCATCGATGGTTTGAGGGAGCTGCAGGGCCGATACGAGCTGATCGCCGATGTCCGAGGCAAGGGCTTTATGGCCGGGGCCGAAATCCGGGGAGCGACAGACGAGGAAAGCGCAGCATGGACGGATATCATTCTGGAGCGCATGAAGGAAGAAGGATTCATTATCGGCAAAAATGGCATCGGCCGAAACGTGCTGGCGTTCCAGCCGGCCATGATGATTCCGGAGGAAGAGATTGAAGCGATGCTCCGCGCCTTGGATAAGGTGCTGGCAGGGTTATCCCAAACGTAA
- a CDS encoding UbiA-like polyprenyltransferase, with translation MQMIYKVVHKTKMFGELVMFSHTLFSLPFAIISMIWAAGGVPSWHVMLWSLIALVAARNGANAFNRIVDMKFDAANPRTANRHMPRKLLLPREVYVFVIVNFAIFILAAGMLNQLCLWLSPAAIILICSYSYTKRFTWLCHLYLGFTIASAPIGAWFAVTGQFAFIPFIIGTVVMLWIAGFDIIYATQDIEFDRSTGLWSIPRTFGLEGGLLISRMLHGIMVILLVSLYFIQGLGWLYLTGIAVSVILLAVEHRIIKPSSRRRMHLASYNLNQVISLTILLFTLADQFLLG, from the coding sequence ATGCAGATGATTTATAAAGTCGTTCATAAGACCAAAATGTTCGGAGAACTCGTGATGTTCTCCCACACGCTGTTCTCGCTGCCCTTTGCGATCATTTCCATGATCTGGGCCGCGGGCGGCGTACCGTCATGGCATGTCATGCTGTGGTCGTTGATTGCGCTGGTTGCCGCACGCAATGGGGCCAATGCCTTCAACCGGATCGTCGATATGAAGTTCGACGCCGCGAATCCGCGAACGGCGAACCGCCATATGCCGAGAAAGCTTCTGCTGCCTCGTGAAGTGTACGTGTTTGTCATCGTTAACTTTGCCATCTTCATTCTCGCGGCAGGGATGCTGAACCAGCTCTGCTTATGGCTCTCACCGGCAGCGATTATACTGATCTGCTCGTACTCGTACACGAAGCGCTTCACCTGGCTGTGCCATCTGTACCTGGGCTTCACGATTGCTTCGGCTCCGATCGGGGCTTGGTTTGCCGTAACGGGGCAATTTGCCTTCATTCCGTTTATCATCGGTACCGTTGTGATGCTGTGGATCGCGGGCTTTGATATCATTTACGCAACACAGGATATCGAATTCGATCGCAGCACCGGCTTGTGGAGCATTCCCCGCACGTTTGGGTTAGAGGGCGGACTGCTCATTTCCAGAATGCTGCACGGGATTATGGTCATCCTGCTGGTTTCCCTTTACTTTATCCAAGGCTTGGGCTGGCTCTACTTGACGGGAATTGCTGTCTCCGTGATACTGCTTGCCGTGGAGCATCGCATCATCAAGCCTTCCAGCCGCAGGCGGATGCATCTGGCATCCTATAACCTGAATCAGGTGATTAGTTTGACGATTCTGCTCTTTACCTTGGCCGACCAATTTTTGCTCGGATAA
- a CDS encoding alpha-glycosidase has translation MFLEAIYHRPRKNWSYAYNGTTIHLRIRTKKGDITEVYALAGDKYLWDQTMEYIPMTKLSSDEMFDYWECEATPPYRRLKYGFLLQQGDEKRWMTEYDFLTEPPANPDRLFEYPFINPDDVFHPPAWVKDAIFYQIFPERFANGDTSNDPEGALPWGSAEPTPKNFFGGDLQGVIDHLDYLSELGVNAIYFTPLFTATTNHKYDTEDYMEIDPQFGDKDTLKKLVDLCHARGIRVLLDAVFNHSGRTFAPFVDVQKNGMNSKYKDWFYVRSLPLEVVDGIPTYDTFAFEPLMPKLNTENPEVRAYLLKAAEYWIKETGIDGWRLDVANEVGHSFWREFRQVVKKANPDAYILGEVWHESSIWLEGDQFDAVMNYPFTNAVLDFFINRTADAEKFSFMLGKQLAGYPRQASEVMFNLLDSHDTARLLTQANGDKRLMKLAAMFQFTYFGTPCIYYGDEIGMDGGHDPGCRKCMEWDESKHDKDLFHFYQTLIKLRKEHSALRTGTFKFLKAEKNGGKIAYLREDDNETILIAVNNDKAGNTMTVPVLDHQWTNLWNGEGLSAKQGQLTVKLPAYGFAILKAGQ, from the coding sequence ATGTTCTTGGAAGCCATCTATCACCGTCCGCGTAAAAACTGGTCCTATGCCTATAACGGTACGACCATCCATCTCAGAATCCGCACCAAAAAAGGCGACATTACCGAGGTGTACGCCCTCGCAGGCGACAAGTACCTGTGGGATCAGACGATGGAATACATTCCGATGACCAAGCTGTCCTCGGATGAAATGTTCGATTATTGGGAGTGCGAGGCAACCCCTCCTTACCGCCGCTTGAAATACGGCTTCCTGCTCCAGCAGGGCGACGAGAAACGCTGGATGACCGAATATGACTTCCTGACGGAGCCGCCGGCCAATCCGGACCGCCTGTTCGAATACCCGTTCATCAATCCGGATGACGTTTTTCACCCGCCTGCATGGGTCAAAGATGCGATCTTCTATCAAATCTTCCCGGAACGCTTCGCGAATGGGGATACAAGCAACGACCCGGAAGGCGCTTTGCCTTGGGGCAGTGCCGAACCGACGCCGAAAAACTTCTTCGGCGGTGATCTTCAGGGGGTTATCGACCATCTCGATTATCTAAGCGAGCTCGGCGTTAACGCGATTTATTTCACTCCGCTGTTCACGGCAACAACAAACCATAAATACGATACCGAAGACTATATGGAAATCGATCCGCAGTTCGGCGACAAGGACACGCTGAAGAAACTCGTCGATCTGTGCCATGCACGCGGAATCCGCGTCTTGCTGGATGCAGTCTTCAATCATTCCGGCAGAACGTTTGCGCCGTTCGTTGACGTGCAGAAGAACGGTATGAACTCCAAATATAAGGATTGGTTCTACGTTCGCTCCCTGCCGCTGGAAGTGGTGGATGGCATCCCAACTTACGATACCTTTGCATTCGAGCCGCTGATGCCGAAACTGAACACGGAGAACCCGGAAGTTCGAGCTTACTTGCTCAAGGCAGCCGAGTACTGGATCAAGGAAACGGGTATCGACGGTTGGCGCTTGGATGTAGCCAACGAGGTAGGGCACAGCTTCTGGCGCGAATTCCGTCAAGTCGTGAAAAAAGCCAACCCGGATGCTTACATCCTTGGCGAGGTGTGGCATGAATCCTCCATCTGGCTGGAAGGCGACCAGTTTGACGCTGTCATGAACTACCCGTTCACGAATGCCGTACTGGACTTCTTCATCAATCGTACCGCCGATGCCGAGAAATTCTCCTTCATGCTTGGCAAACAGCTTGCCGGTTACCCAAGACAAGCCAGCGAAGTGATGTTCAACCTGCTGGACAGCCATGACACTGCAAGACTGTTAACGCAGGCGAACGGCGACAAACGCTTGATGAAACTTGCCGCGATGTTCCAGTTCACGTATTTCGGCACGCCTTGTATCTATTACGGCGACGAAATCGGCATGGACGGCGGGCACGATCCGGGCTGCCGCAAATGCATGGAATGGGATGAGTCCAAGCATGATAAGGACCTGTTCCATTTCTATCAAACGCTGATTAAGCTCCGCAAAGAGCATTCCGCTCTCCGTACGGGAACCTTCAAATTCTTGAAGGCCGAGAAGAACGGCGGTAAAATCGCGTACCTGCGCGAGGACGACAACGAAACGATCCTCATTGCCGTCAACAACGACAAGGCGGGCAACACAATGACCGTCCCTGTGCTGGATCATCAGTGGACGAACCTGTGGAACGGCGAAGGCCTTAGTGCGAAGCAAGGCCAGTTGACCGTGAAGCTGCCCGCCTATGGCTTTGCCATCTTAAAGGCCGGTCAATAA
- a CDS encoding metal-sensitive transcriptional regulator yields the protein MQYDDQMKNRIKRIEGQLRGILKMMEENKDCREVITQLSASRTAIDRTIGVVVSSNLVDCVRQAEANGEDTEKLVQDAVNLLVKSR from the coding sequence ATGCAATACGACGATCAGATGAAAAACCGGATCAAGCGGATTGAAGGACAGCTTCGCGGCATTTTGAAGATGATGGAAGAGAACAAGGACTGCAGGGAGGTCATCACGCAATTATCCGCTTCGCGTACGGCGATCGACCGGACCATTGGCGTTGTTGTCAGCTCCAACCTGGTGGATTGTGTACGGCAGGCCGAAGCGAACGGTGAGGATACGGAGAAGCTTGTGCAGGATGCCGTTAATCTGCTCGTGAAGAGCAGGTAA
- a CDS encoding NADP-dependent oxidoreductase gives MSVNEQIILAKRPQGMPDESDFTFEEQPLPVPQAGEVLVRTVYLSVDPYMRGRMSDAKSYAKPYEVGQVIAGGAVGQVMESTDPTYREGDFVAGTWGWQRFAAVRTGTLRKVNPDLAPVSTALGVLGMTGLTAYFGLLDIGQPKEGETVVISGAAGAVGMIVGQIAKIKGTRVIGIAGSEEKTKYLTEKLGFDAAINYRTEDLASALAEACPNGVDVYFDNVGGEVSDAVLRLINKNARIPICGQIALYNLEKPDTGPRIQSLLLTNTALMKGFLVGDYASRYNEALHELAEWLRDGKIQYAEHIVDGFEKTIEAFLGLFSGENLGKQLVKVSEEQS, from the coding sequence ATGTCTGTGAACGAACAAATTATACTAGCCAAAAGGCCGCAAGGCATGCCGGATGAGTCGGATTTTACCTTTGAGGAGCAGCCTTTGCCCGTTCCGCAAGCTGGAGAAGTCCTGGTACGGACCGTATACTTGTCGGTGGATCCGTATATGCGGGGCAGAATGAGTGATGCCAAAAGTTACGCGAAGCCCTACGAGGTAGGACAGGTTATCGCTGGAGGCGCAGTAGGGCAGGTGATGGAATCGACGGACCCGACCTATCGGGAAGGCGATTTTGTTGCAGGAACATGGGGCTGGCAGCGCTTTGCCGCCGTGCGGACCGGAACACTGCGTAAGGTCAACCCGGATCTGGCACCCGTATCGACCGCCTTGGGTGTGCTGGGGATGACCGGTTTGACTGCCTATTTCGGACTGCTGGATATCGGTCAGCCGAAGGAAGGCGAGACGGTGGTGATATCGGGTGCCGCAGGCGCCGTAGGCATGATTGTCGGGCAGATTGCCAAGATCAAAGGAACCCGGGTGATCGGTATTGCCGGTTCTGAAGAGAAAACCAAGTACCTGACGGAGAAGCTGGGGTTTGATGCAGCGATCAATTACCGGACCGAAGATCTGGCATCGGCTTTAGCGGAAGCTTGCCCGAATGGGGTGGACGTCTATTTTGACAATGTCGGCGGTGAGGTTTCCGATGCGGTGCTGCGTCTTATCAACAAAAATGCACGGATTCCGATTTGCGGCCAAATTGCACTCTATAACCTGGAGAAACCCGATACGGGTCCGAGAATCCAGAGCCTGCTGCTGACCAATACGGCACTGATGAAGGGCTTCCTGGTCGGCGACTACGCCAGTCGGTACAATGAGGCATTGCATGAACTGGCCGAATGGCTGAGGGATGGTAAAATTCAGTACGCCGAACATATCGTCGACGGTTTCGAGAAGACCATTGAGGCGTTTCTGGGGCTCTTCTCCGGGGAGAATCTCGGGAAGCAGCTGGTGAAGGTAAGCGAAGAGCAAAGCTAG